Part of the Listeria innocua genome is shown below.
AGGGTTTTGGCTTTTTGAATTAAAATGGCATTTTGAAATTGCCGAATGGATTTTTACCTTTCTTACCTTTTCCTCCACCAGTCATTTGCTTCATCATTTTTTTCATTTCAGCAAATTGTTTTAGGAGGCGGTTGATTTCTTGAATTGGGCGTCCGCTACCGCGAGCAATTCGTTTTCTTCTGCTCGCATTGATGATGTCCGGATTATCTTTTTCGTTTTTGGTCATGGATTTAATTATTGCTTCGATGTGACCAAGTTGTTTATCATCTACTTGCATGTTGTCGAGGCCTTTCATTTTGTTTGCCCCTGGCATCATTTTTAGTAGTTCATCTAGTGGTCCCATTTGTTTTACTTGTTGCAATTGGTCCAAGAAGTCATCTAAGGTCATGCTGTTGTCTTTCATTTTTTGTTCCATAGCTTTCATTTTTTCTGCGTCTACATCAGTTTGTGCTTTTTCAATAAGAGAAAGTACATCACCCATGCCGAGAATTCTTGAAGCCATACGATCGGGATGGAACGTTTCGATTGCTTCCATTTTTTCACCGGTAGCAACGAATTTGATTGGTTTTCCTGTGACTGAACGGATGGAAAGTGCTGCCCCACCACGTGTATCACCGTCTAATTTTGTTAATACAACGCCGGTAATTTCTAATTGTTCGTTGAAGCTTTGGGCCACGTTTACTGCGTCTTGCCCAGTCATTGAGTCAACTACGAGTAAAATTTCAGTTGGCGAAGCGATTTCTTTTACTTGTTTTAATTCGTCCATCAGTGTTTCGTCGATATGAAGACGACCAGCTGTATCGATAATGACATAATCTAAATGTTCTTCTTTGGCTTTAGCGATAGCTTGTTTCGCGATTTCTACTGGGCTTACTTGATCGCCTAGAGAAAATACTGGCATATCTAATTGTTTGCCAAGTGTTTCTAATTGTTTGATTGCTGCAGGTCGATAAATATCTGCTGCGACTAGTAAAGGTTTACGATTATATTTTTTGCGTAATAAATTAGCTAGTTTTCCTGAAGTGGTTGTTTTACCAGCTCCTTGTAAACCTACCATCATAATAACGGTTGGCGGGCGATCAGCTGTTCCGATTTTACTTTCTTCGCCGCCCATAAGGCTTGTTAATTCTTCTTGAACGATTTTAATTACTTGTTGACCGGGTGTTAGGCTTTTCATTACGTCCGCGCCAACTGCACGTTCGCTTACTGTTTTAATGAATTGTTTAACGACTTTAAAGTTAACATCGGCTTCTAGTAAAGCAAGACGAACTTCACGCATCATTTCTTTTACGTCAGCTTCGTTTACTTTCCCTTTACCGCGAATTTTGTTCATTGTTTCTTGGAGTCTTCCAGCTAGTCCTTCAAATGCCATGATTCTGGCCTCCTAATCGATATTTTTAAGCTGTTCGAGCGTATCTTTCACTTGCTCGTCCAGAAAATTCTTCTTGGTTAATTGTGCTTCTAATTGATCAAAGAGTTTTTCTCGTTGTTGATATTTTCTTAACATCCCTAGTTTTTCTTCGTATTTCTCTAGGCTTTCTTCTGTTCTTTTAATATTATCATAAATAGCTTGTCTACTCACTTCAAATTCTTCGGCAATTTCGCCTAGTGAGTAATCATCCAAGTAATAAAAAGAAACATACGATTTTTGTTTTGTTGTTAGTAATTCTTGGTAAAAATCAAATAATAAATTCATACGGTTTGTCTTCTCAAACAAGGCATTTCACCTCTCTCCTTTTAAAGGATACGGGGAAATCACGGGAATGTCAAGGAAGGTTAAATAAAAGAGAAAAAAGCCGGAATGACGAGCATCATTCGGCTTTCTCTGATTATTTTTCGTTATCAACCATATCAGCAAATAAGCCATACACATATTCATTTGCATCAAAGGCTTGCAGATCGTCCATTTGTTCCCCGAGTCCGACGAATTTTACTGGAATATCGAGTTCATTACGGATGGCTATGACGATACCACCTTTTGCAGTCCCGTCGAGTTTTGTTAAGATAATACCTGTCACGTCTGTTGTTTCTTTAAATTGTTTTGCTTGAACGAAGGCATTTTGGCCAGTTGTAGCATCAAGGACTAGTAAAACTTCGTGCGGCGCATTAGGAATTTCACGCGTAATGACACGTTTTACTTTTTCAAGTTCGTTCATCAGGTTGACTTTATTTTGCAAACGGCCGGCTGTGTCACAAAGTAAGATGTCTGCTTTTCTAGCTTTGGCGGCTTGAACGGCATCAAACATGACAGCAGCAGGATCGCTTCCCTCAGCTTGTTTAATAACATCGACACCTGTTCGTTCGCCCCAGACTTCTAGTTGATCGATTGCACCTGCTCGGAATGTATCTCCCGCCGCAAGCATAACTTTTTTACCTTCTTGTTTAAAACGATGTGCCATTTTTCCGATAGAGGTTGTTTTACCAACGCCATTAACACCAACAAATAAGATAACAGTTAGACCATTTTCTTCAATATGCAAAGTTTCGTCTTCTTTTTCGTCGCCTTGGTAAATATCAACTAGTTTTTCAACAATAACTTCTTGTACATCTTTTGGGTCGCTAATATTTCTTAATTGTACTTCACGGCGAAGTGTATCGACTAATTCCATTACTGTTTCAAAACCGACATCTGCTCCGATAAGAATTTCTTCTAGTTCTTCAAAGAAATCTTCATCTACTTTACGATAACGAGCGACCATTTCATTGATCTTCCCGGAAAAGTTACCGCGAGTTTTTGATAAACCATCTTTAAATTTCCCTGAAACAGAATCGGTTTGCTGGGTAATTTTATCTTTTAATTTTTTAAAAAAGGTCATTTTATATACTCCTTTTATTTAATGAGTTCGGCTGTTTCTTCTAAGCGAACCGAAACTAATTTGGAGACACCGGACTCTTGCATTGTGACACCATAAAGGACGTCCGCTTCTTCCATTGTTCCTTTTCGGTGCGTGATAACGATAAACTGAGTGCCTGACTCAAATTGTTTTAAGTAGCGGCTAAAACGTGTAACATTGGCTTCATCTAAGGCCGCCTCTACTTCATCCAAAATACAGAATGGTACTGGTCGAACACGAATGATAGCAAAAAGTAATGCAATCGCAGTTAATGCACGCTCTCCGCCAGAACGAAGCGATAAGTTTTGTAGTTTTTTCCCTGGTGGTTGAACGACGATGTCAATCCCTGTCGTTAGTAGATTCTCTGGATCAAGTAGTACGAGTTCCGCACTTCCTCCACCAAATAATTCTGGGAAAACAATGGCAAATTCTGTTTTTATTGCTTCAAAACTCTCACTGAAACGGATTTTCATTTCTTCATCCATTTCGTCCATAACTTTAAAGAGGGTTTCTTTTGCAGCAAGTAAATCCGCTTGTTGTCCTGTTAAAAAGTCAAAGCGTTCTTGGATGCGATCAAATTCTTCAATAGCGCCAATATTAACGATTCCGAGCTCATCTATCGAGCGTTTTAATAAACGAACTTTAGAACGCGCTTGTTCCGTATCTACTTCTGGTAAGATTTTTTCTTCTGCTTGTTCTGGTGTTAGTAAATAGGCTTCTTGCAAGCGATCGATTCGGTTGGTAATATCTACTTCGAGACGACCGATGCTTATTTCCGCATTATTTTTTTGTTCCACATAAAAACTAATTTGGTTATTTTTTTGCGTCAACTCAGCTTCTAGTAGTTCGATTTTTTCTTGTAGTTCGGTGCGAGTTTGTCTTGTTTGATTTAGTTTTTCACTTGTCTCTGCTTTGTCTTTACGAAGTTCTTCGATGGATTTTCTAGCAGACTCTTCGCTTGTATGGACACTTGATAGATTTGTTTTTAAGGAAGCAAGTTTTTGCTCAGCTGCTTCTTTTTGTTCGTAGTTTTCATGTAATGTCGTTGTTACGCGGTCTACTGCTTCGACGGCAGACTGTAACTGCTCACGTTTAGCGGCAATTTGCGCTTTTAAGGACGACAAGCTTTCTAAATCTGCTGTACGTTTACTTTCTAGTGCTTTACTTGAAGATGTCATCGCTTTTATTTCTTCGTCGGTTTTTTCGATTTGTTTAGCGATTTCTACTTGCTCTTGAAGTAGCGTTTCTTTTCGTTCCAGCAGTTTGTTTAATTCTTCGCTGCCATCTGCTTTTTCAATATCATATAGCTGTAATTGTTTGTTAAAACGTTCTAGATTTTCGGTTTCGCGATCTAATTTACCAAGCAATTCTTTTTCTTGTAAACGTAAATTTTCACCAATAACACGAGTTTCTTCAAGTTCTTCTCGTTTTTTCGACATGCTATCTTTGGCAACTTGAACAGCAGACTCGAGTTCACGAGTGGAATTATTTAATTCAGCGATTTTTTCTGCTAATTGACCTAATTCGTGTTTTCTCGTTAAGATAGACGATTTGCCGCCTTTTGTTGCTCCACCAGTCATTGAACCACCGGCATTAACCACATCACCTTCAAGTGTCACAATGCGATACCTGAAGTTTACTAAACGAGCGAGCGTATTTGCCCCTTTTAAATCTTTCGCTAAAATCGTTGTACCGAGCGCGTTTAAAATCACTGGAGACACTTTTTGGTCAAATGAAATTACTTCGCTAGCAAGCGCGATGAAAGCTGGTTGATTACTTAAAGCGTTTTTAGTTGCTGCTGGTAATTCTCGAGGTTGAATAGTTGAAAGTGGTAAAAATGTTGCGCGACCGCTTTTCGTTTTCTTTAAAAAGCTGATTGCTTCACGAGCAACTCGGTCATCTTCAACAACGACATTTTGCGCACTTGCTCCGAGCGCTGTTTCCATAGCTTGTTGATATTTTGCTGGTATTTCAATAAGTTCTACTAAAGCTCCCAATATGCCCGGAATTTCTTTTTTTGCTTTTAATACTTCACGCACGCCTTGGAAAAATCCGGCATAATCATCTGCCAATTCTTCTAAGGTTTCTTTCCGTGATTTCATTTGTTGGACTGTTTCATAATGTTTATAAAGCGCACGTTCTTGTGTTCCAAAAACGGCTTCTTGTTTTGCCAATGTTTGCTGCACTTCACGGTATATTTCCATTTGTTCTGTGAGCTCACTTTGGATCTTTGTAAGGTGCGTTTTTGTTGTATCAATTTGAGCTAACATATCTTTTCTTTCATCGACATGTTGACTATTTTCTAAATCTAATTTATCAATTCGGCTAGTAATTTGTCCGATTTGGCGTTCAATATACCCTAAATCATTATTGATTGTCGTTTGTGTATGGCGTAAATCAATATAATCACTTTTGCGGTTTTCAATCGCTTCTTCGGATAAATCATCGTATTTTGAAAGTGTTGCTTCTAGTTCTTTTTTCGCTTTTACGGCAATTTCAAGCGCCGTTTCTTTTTCGAGTTTTGAACTACTTAACACTTCTTTTTGTTCTTCAAGAGCAGTAATTTTTTCGGTAATTGCAGCCAATGTTTCTGCGTAGACTTGTTCGTTTTCGCTGCTATGTTTTTTACGTTCTAATTGAAGATTCCGCTCTCCTTCTAGTTGTTCGAGTTTTTCGGTTTCTACTAACAAACGCTCTTGTAAATTATCTAGCGCAATATCAGTTTCATTAAGCGCTTGTTTTTCACGGGAAACAATTGCTTCTTCCGCATGTAATTCTTCGCGTAGCTTAATTAAAACCGTTTGATTTTCACCAAACTCTTTACGGACTTCAGCTAGTTTTTCTGTTAAAGAACTGATTTCACTCGCAAGTAACGTCACTTCGTATTTTTCTAG
Proteins encoded:
- the ffh gene encoding signal recognition particle protein; this translates as MAFEGLAGRLQETMNKIRGKGKVNEADVKEMMREVRLALLEADVNFKVVKQFIKTVSERAVGADVMKSLTPGQQVIKIVQEELTSLMGGEESKIGTADRPPTVIMMVGLQGAGKTTTSGKLANLLRKKYNRKPLLVAADIYRPAAIKQLETLGKQLDMPVFSLGDQVSPVEIAKQAIAKAKEEHLDYVIIDTAGRLHIDETLMDELKQVKEIASPTEILLVVDSMTGQDAVNVAQSFNEQLEITGVVLTKLDGDTRGGAALSIRSVTGKPIKFVATGEKMEAIETFHPDRMASRILGMGDVLSLIEKAQTDVDAEKMKAMEQKMKDNSMTLDDFLDQLQQVKQMGPLDELLKMMPGANKMKGLDNMQVDDKQLGHIEAIIKSMTKNEKDNPDIINASRRKRIARGSGRPIQEINRLLKQFAEMKKMMKQMTGGGKGKKGKNPFGNFKMPF
- the ftsY gene encoding signal recognition particle-docking protein FtsY, whose protein sequence is MTFFKKLKDKITQQTDSVSGKFKDGLSKTRGNFSGKINEMVARYRKVDEDFFEELEEILIGADVGFETVMELVDTLRREVQLRNISDPKDVQEVIVEKLVDIYQGDEKEDETLHIEENGLTVILFVGVNGVGKTTSIGKMAHRFKQEGKKVMLAAGDTFRAGAIDQLEVWGERTGVDVIKQAEGSDPAAVMFDAVQAAKARKADILLCDTAGRLQNKVNLMNELEKVKRVITREIPNAPHEVLLVLDATTGQNAFVQAKQFKETTDVTGIILTKLDGTAKGGIVIAIRNELDIPVKFVGLGEQMDDLQAFDANEYVYGLFADMVDNEK
- a CDS encoding putative DNA-binding protein produces the protein MFEKTNRMNLLFDFYQELLTTKQKSYVSFYYLDDYSLGEIAEEFEVSRQAIYDNIKRTEESLEKYEEKLGMLRKYQQREKLFDQLEAQLTKKNFLDEQVKDTLEQLKNID
- the smc gene encoding chromosome segregation protein SMC gives rise to the protein MLLKRLEMNGFKSFADKVAIDFVPGMTAVVGPNGSGKSNITEAIRWVLGEQSAKSLRGGRMGDVIFAGSDTRKPINFAEVSLILENEDHFLPLDYSEVAVTRRIYRNGDSEFLINKENCRLKDIVDLFMDSGLGRESFSIISQGKIDEILNSKPEERRSIFEEAAGVLKYKHRKKQAENKLFETEENLNRVQDILYELEGQLEPLEMQASIAKDYLFQQEELEKYEVTLLASEISSLTEKLAEVRKEFGENQTVLIKLREELHAEEAIVSREKQALNETDIALDNLQERLLVETEKLEQLEGERNLQLERKKHSSENEQVYAETLAAITEKITALEEQKEVLSSSKLEKETALEIAVKAKKELEATLSKYDDLSEEAIENRKSDYIDLRHTQTTINNDLGYIERQIGQITSRIDKLDLENSQHVDERKDMLAQIDTTKTHLTKIQSELTEQMEIYREVQQTLAKQEAVFGTQERALYKHYETVQQMKSRKETLEELADDYAGFFQGVREVLKAKKEIPGILGALVELIEIPAKYQQAMETALGASAQNVVVEDDRVAREAISFLKKTKSGRATFLPLSTIQPRELPAATKNALSNQPAFIALASEVISFDQKVSPVILNALGTTILAKDLKGANTLARLVNFRYRIVTLEGDVVNAGGSMTGGATKGGKSSILTRKHELGQLAEKIAELNNSTRELESAVQVAKDSMSKKREELEETRVIGENLRLQEKELLGKLDRETENLERFNKQLQLYDIEKADGSEELNKLLERKETLLQEQVEIAKQIEKTDEEIKAMTSSSKALESKRTADLESLSSLKAQIAAKREQLQSAVEAVDRVTTTLHENYEQKEAAEQKLASLKTNLSSVHTSEESARKSIEELRKDKAETSEKLNQTRQTRTELQEKIELLEAELTQKNNQISFYVEQKNNAEISIGRLEVDITNRIDRLQEAYLLTPEQAEEKILPEVDTEQARSKVRLLKRSIDELGIVNIGAIEEFDRIQERFDFLTGQQADLLAAKETLFKVMDEMDEEMKIRFSESFEAIKTEFAIVFPELFGGGSAELVLLDPENLLTTGIDIVVQPPGKKLQNLSLRSGGERALTAIALLFAIIRVRPVPFCILDEVEAALDEANVTRFSRYLKQFESGTQFIVITHRKGTMEEADVLYGVTMQESGVSKLVSVRLEETAELIK